GGACGGTTCATGAGAAAACATGGCTTAGTGCTCCATACCAGGGTACTTTTGCGCAAACACCTATCTTGATTCTGTATTATCCCGATGAAGTTGGTGAGATAACTGATTTCAGCGATCTTGCACAGCCGTCAGTTAAACTCATTCATCCCTGTCCTTTGTACTCTGGATTAGGTCAGTGGGGACTCATGGCCAGTTACGGGACGTTTCTGTTTGAGACAGGTGATGACTCGTTAGCAATGGTAAAATTAAAGAATTTATGGCACTCTGTTTCCTTAAACCCGGCCTCCGCGTTGTTAGCCCGTGCTCAGTACACCAAGCGACGGGGAAATGCAATAATCACTTATGAATCAGAGGTGCTTGGTTCTTCCAACAGACAAGTTATGGAAGGTTCCGTGTGTGCCCCGCCTAATACGATTATGTGCACACCCATGGTAGTCAGAATTCCCCAGGAAGTATCACTGGTTAAGGATAAGCTACTTCAAGAATTTCATAAATTCTTGTGGAGTGACCGAGCCCAGCAAATATTTGTGGAATACGGATTTCGCAGTGTTGCAGATCGTTTAAATGATGATAATTCCAAGTTTTATGACCTGGAATCCACCTTTACTCTGAACAGCTTGGGAGGAGTAAAATTTGTAAAATGCGATCTAATTGAGAATAAATGGCAGGATGAAATCAGAAAGCATTTTAAGAAGAGCCTTGTGAAAAAACAGACTAATGGTGCAGCTCAAGTTAGTGAATAGCTCTATCCAGGACTGATAGAGAATGATGATGAGTTTATTGCGAAAAATTCGTGAACAACTCTATTGGAATGATCCAAGTTACCGAATTCCATTTATTTTGTTTATCTGCATGCTTTTAGTTGTTGCTGTGGTCGTGTTTTGCTTTGCGGTAAACAGCTATTCTGAAACTGAGCCGGATACTGTGTTAATCTATTGCTTTAGTGCCATGGAAGACGTGATGGAGGAGGCTATTCTCCCGGCATTTCAAAATTATTGGTATGAAAATACAGGTCAGAAAGTCAAATTTATTACCACTTATTCTGGGTCAGGACTGATCAGTAGTAGAACTATTTTACGTTTTAAAGCCCAAATAATAATATTAGCCTCAGTTGTGGATGCTTACCAACTCTCGCTAACGAAAATTGTCACTCACAATATTTGGGAAAACCTGCCGGAGGGTGGTAAATTGTGTTATACACCGATAATCTTATATTCAAAAAAAGAACTTGGAGTGTCTGAAATAGCTCTGGAAGATCTGGATTTTGCGGAATTAAACATAATGATCACAGATCCAGTATCTTCTGGTGCCGGTCAGTGGGCTCTGTTGGCGTTGTATGGGTCCCTGCTTAGGTCAGGTGCAACAGAATTAGAAGCCACCACTTACCTTACTGAAGTCTTGGATAATGTAATGATCAGTTCGCTTAATGCGAAAGCGGCCTTTGTAGATTTTGCAAACAGTAATGCTGATTTGCTGCTAACCTATGAAGCTTTTGGCTCAAGTGCTCATTCTGGTGGCCAGCAATCGGCACTATCAGTTTATCCTATTCGAACCATCATGGCTGAACCAGTTGTTGTACCGGTTTCCAGGAATATCTGGGATAAGGAACAGCCGCTGTTAGACTCATTTATTCAATACCTCTGGAGCTGGGAAGCTCAAACCCTGCTTATGGACTATGGATTTAGAGTCCACTATGAAGATTTTCAGAATAATATCCGGCAAATTGATTCTCAAGATATCTTCAGATCCGACAGTTTGGGAGACCCTCAGATATTGCTGGAAAAAATTATTGATCCGTTGAATCATTTGAATCTAAAACAATTCTCCGCTCAATGATTTCAGGAGCAACTCCACGCCCTTGAATGTGATCGGAGGGTGCATATGCGGTGG
The sequence above is drawn from the Candidatus Neomarinimicrobiota bacterium genome and encodes:
- a CDS encoding substrate-binding domain-containing protein, whose translation is MMMSLLRKIREQLYWNDPSYRIPFILFICMLLVVAVVVFCFAVNSYSETEPDTVLIYCFSAMEDVMEEAILPAFQNYWYENTGQKVKFITTYSGSGLISSRTILRFKAQIIILASVVDAYQLSLTKIVTHNIWENLPEGGKLCYTPIILYSKKELGVSEIALEDLDFAELNIMITDPVSSGAGQWALLALYGSLLRSGATELEATTYLTEVLDNVMISSLNAKAAFVDFANSNADLLLTYEAFGSSAHSGGQQSALSVYPIRTIMAEPVVVPVSRNIWDKEQPLLDSFIQYLWSWEAQTLLMDYGFRVHYEDFQNNIRQIDSQDIFRSDSLGDPQILLEKIIDPLNHLNLKQFSAQ
- a CDS encoding substrate-binding domain-containing protein, with the protein product MSNYKYFRVTRESIVRILPLLLLLFLIQPLLISCNSTQKDNEINLYCCSALKDVMLEGIIPAFQEMQAAQVHRDIKFRTNFRGSVELTCAITTEQTADLAILASEIDAMRLLHRGTVHEKTWLSAPYQGTFAQTPILILYYPDEVGEITDFSDLAQPSVKLIHPCPLYSGLGQWGLMASYGTFLFETGDDSLAMVKLKNLWHSVSLNPASALLARAQYTKRRGNAIITYESEVLGSSNRQVMEGSVCAPPNTIMCTPMVVRIPQEVSLVKDKLLQEFHKFLWSDRAQQIFVEYGFRSVADRLNDDNSKFYDLESTFTLNSLGGVKFVKCDLIENKWQDEIRKHFKKSLVKKQTNGAAQVSE